The nucleotide sequence AATTCAAGCTGTGACATTGTCAGTTTTGCTTGTTGGTGCATTTGGAAGCAACATAATGGACTCTCAAATGAGATTCGTCTGCATGTCTGCAGAATGAATGGTTCTCTCACCTCTTTCATTCTTAGCTGGTTACAGAGCTTGTAGTTTATcaggttttgttttgttttttgtttttctgtacatgactcttcttttttttaatatatataactaCTAGGCAAAGCCCTGGTAGTAATATctccatccttttcttttctcgtcAAGCCACATTaccttacttttacatttggaTTATCaatctatatactatttaaattatcataaaacttaTTAACTTATATAAGCTTATATTGTTTAGctattttcatattatttttatttactgCTATCATACTAAAGTTAAAGTTAAGTAGCAATGCGCGAGATTTCACTTAGTATTTAAGTATGACTGAAGTACACTTGTCTTGCTGCCAGGCCTTCAACCAAACAATGGTCACTAGTCAGGCTGTGCAAAATTCTTTTATGTTTCAAGTATTCCTTTTCGTAGCATATTGCGGAGGTTGCTAAGCAAACAACCAATATCGCATAATGTTGCCTAATATTTAAGTGCTTAATAGAAAATATAAAACTGGAGAACAGAGATGGCGTGAGGAGAGGGGCACATGGATGGATAAGTACGATCGATGGGTGGTTGGATTGACAGAGGGTGCCAGTCATATGTTATAGTTATCAGTTTTCaataaaccggcacctatagtttGTTTATTGTATGTACgggttttttttaacaaaaatacCGGTACCAATATTATAGTTGTTGGTTTTTATATAGAACCGACATATAGGTAACCGGTAcctatattataggtgtcggtttttatttATATCTTTTTCTACTAGCAATATGTCTGTGCGTTGCAACGCGTGAAAATGATATTAATattaacaataaataaatactaataattaaaatttaagtaTCACAACATATTGAAAAGGAATATTTTTTTGCTAAATTTCTTGTTGGTTCCActtaggcaaaaaaaaaatcaaagtgcaAAATTATTCCTAAATCGTAATTCCAGTGGGCCGggggaataaaaaataattaaatattctaACTAAACTTCCTGTTGGTTGTATTTAgttagaaataaattaaaatgcGTCAACAAAATTTACTGCAATTTTATAGCTTAAAATGATGGCTCAAATTGactaaaattatttataaattaaataaaacagtaAGTGATTTTAGAgtgaaaataaatgaaaaatgaaTTTTTGGCCGAGAGGCTAGTGTCGGCCCAAATGGCATGCCGACCCAATGTGGGGCCGATCTGAGCCATCCGATCTGATGGACAGCTTGGATCGGTCCTGTGCCGATTAAATCGCTggccggaggggggaggggtccaaaaaccctaaccctaatccaCTTTCTCCCCTACTCCCCCTATCCAATCTCCAGTGATGCTAGTGGTGATGGCGGTCCATCGTGGTGGAGCACGCACACGGCTCCGACTTCATCGGCTGGTACGTGTTGACgatccttaaatcataatatctgaccgTCAATATCTGCATATAGTGGAATAAAATACGGTATTCAACTgagtggtagggtttattactaattatttccactagtgttggtatCTATTTGGATGCAGGTGACAAACTACCAAAGTTGAAAGGAAATATACATAAAGAAGGAGGAGAATCAAACTTATATCCAAACTTATGGAGTTTTGGACCCAAAAACCCAATTAAACACCTCCAAATGGGCCCAACTACCATGCCAATGGACTGAGGGCCTGAAAATCAGTGTCCACGAGGAAAAACAGGAACAACGGAGCCGGccagggttcggccaaaccctgaGAGAGGCCGCTGGCCCAGGCCCAAGTTCAGTTCGGTAGCAAACCGCTCCACAATGACGGTTATGGCCATTTTCACCGGTGGAAACCGTCATCAGCTGGATACTTGGCAAGAAGAGAAGGAAGATGCTCTTTGGAAGCTATGGAGGATCTCCACAATCGCAAAGCACCTCCACCTATAAATAGACCTCCTCTCCCCCACTTCACccacacacaactttgagctgaattacaagaggctttATTGTATCTTTTATACATTAGAAATAGGTAGAGgatgaggggaagctctggatGAGTGCCCAGAAGTTTGGCGCTCTCgccgacttctacctcgacaAGTGTAGCTttctaggaggaattctggaggagtaccggggttgtcggtacactctgctccgtATTCGGAGAAACTTCTTCTATTAAGTAAGCATTCGGgatcctttcttatgttatttaattactttgtctaagtgagatagatttccatctttgcgggttcattgtttagtattcgtaCTAAGTGCTCTATTACTAGGACTttggataaagaaggaagttcatGCGCACGTATTCGAGTAGTAATTAAGgcatggtgtctaggttagagattatctttgtttgttgtgtgttgACGGTTGTTAGtgatcagtttcgaccatcaatattaccaaaatagaggaaaactagttatgcttgcaattcatatacatgttagaataataatattccactagtatttggttcacTAATCATTTGCAGAGAACAAGTATAAAGTGAAGGGGAATTGACATCAAATCAGacaataaatcaatcggacgatatcgagaatgggccaagaactcaggaTTGACAcaatgaattgggccaaaattcacaagtctgtaCAAAGGAGCAACAGAGGAGGCCACCTGCTGAGTTTGGGCTAGGTGGGCCCaacccatggttcggccgaacctcccgtggcgccgatggatgcagggttttgatggacggctgggattgatccccaatgatggctggagggtattaccgaccattccaactgtcacaaccgtcattaccttcctataaaaggagctcctcttctcacttcactcacacacctcaagcaaagatttctcatattctctccaatttagtttagtgttctcaagctagtggaataggaatagagtagaaatcggagtccaaaagccttcggaagagttcgggtatggctctagtaccttttctcttctcttttgtaagctttgtactattattagaatactcttctttatacatttatggtattgaaatactttccgaatGTACGAATGCCAGCTTTACATTATGTtaatgttatactgaatataccgCTAGCTTAtatgggagatgctttggtgcgggtataatgtttgcttatgcaattactctatgtcatgacgatgatattatagtagtatctggtagtttaggcgtggtgtctagattatgggatatcattatgtggggttatatgctgcggatgagaggtgggccgctgatggtgacagctcagtacggatattcttccgcgcgtgtatataatcctaagttaatttcctggggagggtattcctccgtatttagccccagttgtatggtcatgacgggctgtcgtaaggaactcggcagtcaggggtggcttctcgatgTACTAGGAGGGTatcagatagagggtattagctagtatatcagataaCTAGGATGtttgtatactatgtatactagaagtataggaatagattctatttctcttttctttccacttagcttagatatttcatatgagaatgagtagctccctgcttgtgtgtcactctacccttggattatattaacccctgcttagactatgattatcacaagtaacatataaattattagtcaggtTCTCTCTAGcctgatcttcccacgggatataaatacaatacccttggaatactctcgggtgaaatgctgcaatggtatatccgtgcgcttgcagatgaactctgtaaccataatataccaggagtaatgtcgttaagaaataccaacaagcatttccgGCACCGTTGCCGGGGgagattcataatagagattaccagaactaatactttatatttacctctgtataatcactgccttttgcaggctaaccttggttgttttcacttttgttgtGGAAACagttgtcacaccccgaagttctcctcccaagcctaaaatttaatttataaaaacgaccccaagaaaatgaaggtgcaatcaagagaaaaccctaagaaagtaatgcaaataataatcggagttgacatgtggaatttttcttgagttctacatgttgaaattcattaacaggatttttagtggaattttcagagctctagaaataattttaaccatttaaaattgagcaagcaatattttaattcctgggaaaatcctttttcctttttctttttctttttcctccctttttcctccttttttcgaatgggccgccggcccattctctccttcctccccctcctccctgctgggccggccgcaggccgaggcccagccaggccggccgcctccctcctctcctcggggtcgccgactggtggggcccacctgtcgggcccttccccaacctccggccgcccgcccacgtcgccaccgccgccgaaaccgccacaccccgcctcctccggtccacgtcggccacgcccgtgcgtgcgccgcgcctcccgcacccactccccctctctctctcgccgcgccctcaaccgagatggccgggattcaaatttgaatcccgccgctctctctctctctcccccacctccAACCTCCCACatcgccggcgaaatcgggcTCGCCTCGGCCACGTCCGTCTCTCCCGAGCCCCTATAAAGCATGCCCGCACTCCCCTccaccttttttctttttccaccgctctctcccgtgccctccattgctcccgcgccgtgcgcccatccgccgccgcctctcccgctactccggccgcctctagccaCCGCTacactcgccgccgcaccgcgccgtcgccgccgttgggttcgcgcggccgaggtccacctcgtccacccctcctccgtcgaggttcgccgccggagccccatccccgtcgtgcgccggtgagtgacgccatggccgccgccttcggccggcgccctcgccctctcgcactctcctctctccctctaacccctctccttttgttcgttaggaggttccggagctcgtcccgccgtcgccatcgtcctccgtcgctcgccgtcgtcgatcgTTGTCGGTGAGgtctctcctcctctttctctctctcccgcaccgtttagccgtcgcgccgccgcttagcCGCGTAGCTGCCGcttcgccgcgacgccgccgctctccgccgccggtcggtcgccgccggccgccgtcttgcgccgctgccgcatgcgcgccgcgccgtcgcgcgccatggccgccgggccggtttgcgccgtgcccgcgcgcaCCGGCcacgagctcccgccgccgtccgatctacccttggctAGATTGGGGCCATCGGTTCGGCTGTCGCGTGGCCGCCGCGAggtgcgccgctcctccccggtccgtggacccgatccgccgtggaccgccctccccgagtcactgccatgcgggtcccgcttgccggcgccccttcctccctctcccgagccgctgaccggtggggcccgcttgccggcgccgcgccccgccttgatgacgtcagccctggaatatattgcgcaataaatgatttaaggttttttcttgtatagtaataaacacagtgaatcttctaaaattcataactaattcatccgagctccgtttaagcccattcaagtctcagtaaatcaagaaaaatgtgtagaatccattaaaaatggttttgtttcctgtttcagtagtcttatagcctgtttgcaatgtttgccttgtatgtcgctagattccggctctcccgacgctccggtgtacttcgagatagtcgccgaggttcctccagcagcagagcaaggcaagtcatgcttgtcacttgaatatgttgatcctatattgcaaatgctctattgttttctttcaaatattgcattgttttataatgatactatgggttgtttacctattgtcgTAGCCATGCTGTTGATGTACCATGTTTCTTTGTCAACTTGGGGttctaacatgattagagttaggactagggattgcttagccatgcctagttcaactagttcacattggggaaaatcctattaatgtttagactgttggttctaatagttttgttggattagtgacaccgctttggtgttggttaattaaaataaatcacatggtgggctgtgggtgcatggttttgctggtcgcacccatggcagttaaggaccggttcgcgggatgccctggaagaacttatcgtacttaccacaagccagcgtgggcaacggctgggcttgtagtgtagctctcctctagtcgacgcatccaggcaagggtgggcgtgatggagcggggcgggccctgcgacggcctctgtcgcttccggattcacctaggcacgagaggggactgcccgttgcccgctggggacgggggtgaaacctgaggtgtggtgtgcttggctagagggggttatgcgaagggtcctgtcacggcctctttccgatatgtcgtggtggcatgtcggcgcacggaaacgtgtcgtggggctgtgtcttgtggatacagttgtacacctctgatcagagtaaaactattcgaatagccgtgcccgcggttatgggcggtcaaccagattcaccgtgattagtctcaccctagtgtaatcttttgaatttggataatttaggtggatggttgggcctgtcgcaatgtgggttagcgttggacagtggatagttgatactaattaattattacaactgtttaaatctttcaacttctgtttataaatgctcgctttatgcaaatgaaccacttcagctcttctttgatgattccctgcatcatacccctattccggtatgacttgctgagtacagtgggtagtactcagtcttgctctacttttcccaaccccagagttcgagttcgggtcagatgaaggtttctccgaggagtaggcttcgtccgtgccgtcgaggatgcctgtggagtggtgttcctgCTGCAgttttagtcaaggcttagctcctgttgtctttcttttcttccgctgcatttatgtaagacttttatgatgtttgtaagacgtggatctgaatgtcaacattgtcgtttgtgtacccaggctggtcctggacggggaatttaatgcacattctgcttgaaattctattcgggaatttctgggcgtgacaacagtgtagtgcatgactggtttcaacttgccAAAAAACTTTAaggaaaatccagaagctttcttccggagcgtcAAGCCGCAAGTCGTCGCTccgcagaaaactctaccgacaAAGAAACCAGCCATACCAGCTCCACCgaccttcaagactatggctgACAAGACCCTCTATGAATTCGCTGCTCCCTCTACTGACAATGTGGACATTGGGCTGCAGATCAACATGGGAGATGTGGATTTCGATctgaagtccagcctcatcacgatggcgcaggctagcccgttctgCGGCATGCCTAacgaggatgccaatgctcattTGCAGTAGTTCCTGGAGATCTGTAGCACGTACACCATGAAGGGTGTCAGTTCGGACACCGTCAGGCTGCGGCTGTTTCCGTTTTCCCTCCTCGGGAAGGCGAAGCAGTGGTTTTATGCCAACCGTGCTACTATCAACACCTGGGACAGATGCTCTACGACATTCCTCTCGAAGTTCTTtccgatgggcaaaaccaacgCCCTTCATGGAAGAATTCCaagtttccagcagacaagggacgAGTCCATTCCTAAAGCATGGGAACAAATTCAGGAATAcgtggccgcctgtcctcatcatgggatggacgactggctgatcctgCAGAACTTCTACAATGGACTCACTCCCATGTCCCGTGACCACctggacgcggcagctggaggagccttCTTCTCTAAGATGGTTCGAGGAGCCATTGAtctaatagagaagatggtctccaatatgggttggagcgaggaacgactccaaaCCCGTCGGCGATGCATGTACACCGTCAAGGAGACAGAAATGCTTGCTaccaagctggacctcctcagGAAGCAATTGGACGATCACGACAAACGGTCACAAGGCACCGTCAAAGCCTTGGACTTACACGTCACGTGTGAGGTCTACGGCAGCACAGGTCATTCTGGGAATAACTGCCTGGAAACCCGTGAAGAGgtgatgtacatgggcaacaacaacaacaacgggtatCGTCCACAAGGAGTCAGGGGTGGAACCAGCCATGCCCATACTATCAAGGAGGTAACAATAACGGTAATTTTTCTAACCAACCCTCCTTGAAGGATATCGTCtttgcgcaagctaaaaccactgatGCTTTAAGCAAAAAGCTAGCTGCCAATGACAAGGTCATAGAAAACATTAATGTCAAACTAGATGGCTTCGCTTCTGCTTTTCAAAACTAGCTGAGCTTTAATAAGATGATAGAAACCCAGCTAGCTCAATTGACTTCATTAGTACCTGCAAATGAATCTGGGAGGATTCTGGGGCAGCCCGACTCCTCCATTGAAAATGTCAAGGCGATCACAACaaggggaggtaagtccactcgtgatccgccATATCCTAACACTAGGAGCTAACGGTATCTCCAAGGAAGCGCCATCTAGAAATTTGGCTGACGAAGAGGTTCAGCCAGAGAAGACTGCCGACGAGTGATACTCACAGACAGGAAGaatagggtattggggtacgttggagcagggatctacgtagtacgacatcaaaacagacaaaagacaaggattatactagttcagaccccttatcaggtaatagccctagtctagtttatatgggattgatgacgatgagaacagattacaaagagagtaaTCGAACAGGTGATACCgatgagatcgtagtcgagggaTTCGACAAGATCTCCCCGGCGAGTTGGCTCCGTGGACTCCGGCTTCGTGAactttggtgggtgtgttggcgaagAGATGCGATGTCCTTTGCCTCTCCCatggggtcccttttatatcgtgGGATACCTTGACCCTCAAGTAAGACTTGGAGATATGTAAACCGACACGATATACTAGAGATTTTACCCTCTCCGAGTAGGACTTCTGCAATTCCTTAACTTCGtggagatattttccataatttgaGGCGAATTCCTAACGGCGTATACGGAAACCAACCGTATACGtgaaggtataccttatcggtatattccataagtcgtaggatagagggtatgcttatccgtaaccctgacagtagcccccgacttcaatttaaatgaaTTATGTCCTCGCACGCGACTTCTCCTGATGGAGCGTTGTCGTACTCGTTGGATCGATCTCGGTTATATAACCGTAGAGACATAGAGTTATCGATAACGCTTTCAGGGAGCCTATATGTGCGGgttttgaatttaaattgaagtctgaaCAACGGTCCCCAATGGGCCTCAGAAATTTTCGGCGAAAATCTCTCCCCTTTCCTCGAAATACGAACCATCAGATAGTGCGCCTATTTAATGGGATTTTGGGATCCATTTCGAGTCCGTTTGCCAAAAACTCTCACTGTTCCCCAGCTTCCCCGGACTCTCCGTCTCCCCAATCTCCTACACCCTCCATCAGCGATCTTCTTCCGGCAATCTCCCCCAATGGCGGACCTCGAGCAATCTTCCTCCGATGCCGCCGCGCTAAAGAAGCTGTACACCGGAGGAGCCGTCCCTCCAAGGCAAACCATGGCGAGGGAGGTAGGAGGTACTGTCCCTTCTCCCGTTTTAGGTCGTATGGTAGCGGTAGAGGATTTCATCTGATGTGGCTTTCTACCTCCTCCTTCCGAATTCCTCTTGCTGATATTAAACTTCTACGACATTTCTCTTTTGCACCTAAACCCCAACTCCATCGCTTTTCTGAGCATATTTGTTCATCTttgcgaggcctacattggggtagtgcCTTTCCTTATAAAAAGCGAAAGCGCTGGACATTAAGTTGTCGCGTAAGTTTCTATCCACTATGATTTTACAATTGCATTAATTGAGGCAGAAGAATGACTATAGCCTCCTCGGTTGTACATATTCCTAaatggcttattagaaaataaaaattaatttatagataaaacttatatatatttgtttatagcgacttaaaagccaacgcTACAAAGAAATTGCGTTGAAAATATCATAAAATTAACTTCATAATTGACGTTTGCTTTGGTTTATTAGGCAAATCGATGAGGCTCCTTGTTGACTACCAATATACGTGGAATAATGGAATATTGTTAGGATGCTTCCCTAACCACAAGTGTACGTTCAGGTTAATTTTGTGAGGGAAAAGTTTTGCTTAGTCTCCATAATTTTCTTATTTTAGAAACCTTTCGAATATTTGAAATTTGATGAAGATTTTATGGAAACAAAATATCCATGGAGCTAacagaaatttaaaattaatatttCAGACTATCGACAACGAGACACTTATAATGAGTTAATCCATGTAGTTAATAGAACATTAAAATCCACTCCTAACAGAAAATAAGATCCAGAAAGTATTTTGTTGTCATGCTACTTTTGATGAAATGGCGAGTCAAAAGGATAAAAGTATAACGAGAACAATTATTGGCGCTAGAAATCGCGGGAAAATATTTTTGGCGGCAAGCCAAAGTGTATTTCGCGCCAAAAGGGCAAAGCGATATAAACCAAACTCGCCAATCCAGGAGGCGAGAGAGACTGAGAGCGAGAGATGGAACCGTCTGTGAGAAGGGAGCGCGGCGCCGTCAAGAAGCCGACGATCTCGTCGCCGTTCGACGCCGTCAGTGAGGATCTCCTCCGACTCCCTAACATGGCGTCACTCGTCAACGCCGCCCTCGCCTGCAAGCGCTGGCGCCGCGCGGCTTCCGACCCCGCCATTTTCCGGCGCTTCTTCCCGCTCCGCCGCCCCCCGCTCATCGGCTTCATCCTGACCGACCGCGGCGACTCCGTCCCCTACAGCTGCCCCAACCACTACTTCGTCAGCGCCACCACCCGTAAGCCCAACctggcgtccgccgccgccgattgcGACATCTTCTTCGAAGACGTCCCTGATATCGATTCGGGCGAGCAACGCGGCGGTGGCTACTTCGACGAGTGGCGCCTCCGCGGCTGCGACGGCGGTcgcctcctcctgtcccgcggCTGCGGCGGGTTTGACTCGCCGTCTACGATCCCCTCGCGCGGACTGCCATCTTCTTCTCCGCCGCAAAACTTCCATGGGTCGTTCCTCAAGGTCAGGTACGCGATTGtcgtcgacgacgccgacgcctcgTTCCGGGTCATCGGCATCGACGGCGACATGTTCTTCGCCGTCTTCTCCTCCAGCACCGGTAAATGGGCCTTGTTCGACCACACGGCAGACCTGTACGAATTCACCCG is from Oryza sativa Japonica Group chromosome 9, ASM3414082v1 and encodes:
- the LOC112936391 gene encoding LOW QUALITY PROTEIN: uncharacterized protein (The sequence of the model RefSeq protein was modified relative to this genomic sequence to represent the inferred CDS: inserted 4 bases in 3 codons; substituted 1 base at 1 genomic stop codon), producing the protein MEPSVRRERGAVKKPTISSPFDAVSEDLLRLPNMASLVNAALACKRWRRAASDPAIFRRFFPLRRPPLIGFILTDRGDSVPYSCPNHYFVSATTRKPNLASAAADCDIFFEDVPDIDSGEQRGGGYFDEWRLRGCDGGRLLLSRGCGGFDXAVYDPLARTAIFFXPPQNFHGSFLKVRYAIVVDDADASFRVIGIDGDMFFAVFSSSTGKWALFDHTADLYEFTRSDGMPAGRFVYWRSNNKKCRYYDNDERILLLDVATMEWTVTVAPFPVGXSYCIADLAEHGRLCLVSSKEQNLQLWVRSGSSNGGWXISLLDQFGYLKKLRREEWMKRVRVLAAKAGYVYMEFWSIRKPNSYLLVLNLNTMKLDIICNDADEPFRGPALPFFFRLAPLAPSPDDTNDLHVPSASA